From the genome of Dehalococcoidia bacterium:
ACTGCAAAAGGACTTGAAGGTGTAACAAGGCACGCTAGTACACACGCAGCAGCAGTCGTAATTTCAGAAGACCCGCTAATTGACCATGTGCCTTTACAGCGTCCCACTAAAGGGGATGAGTCCAGTGTTGCCATGACTCAATACGCGATGGAACCAGTAGCAAAACTTGGTCTGCTTAAAATGGATTTCCTTGGGCTTATAAATTATTCAATCCTGAGTAAAGCGGCAAAACTTGTTCTTGAAAGGCATGGAGTGAATATACTTCTGCCCGAAATCCCATTTGACGACCCCACCACCTATGATTTGCTAGCAAGCGGAGAAACCACTGCAATTTTCCAATTGGAAAGCCCTGGAATGAGACGCTATATCAAAGACCTTAAGCCTGGCAGCCTGGCCGAATTAGCTGCAATGGTAGCTCTTTATAGGCCAGGGCCGATGGAGCATATAGCAACATACATCGATTCTAAGTATGGCAAAGTTCCTATTAAATATCCGCATCCTGCACTAGAAGAGATTCTGAAAGAGACTTACGGAGTCATCGTATATCAAGACCAAGTTCTGCACATCTTAAGGAAATTTGCTGGCTACACGCTGGGACAAGCAGATATTGTCCGTAAAGCCATGGGGAAAAAGATATCGTCACTCATGCAACAGGAGCGCGAAAACTTCACCGAAGGAGCAATTAAGCTAGGCTACGATGAAAAAATTGCCGGATCAGTATTTGATCTGATTGAGCCTTTTGCAGGCTACGCATTTAACAAAGCACATAGCGTTAGTTATGCGGTTGTTGCTTATTGGACCGCTTACTTTAAAGCTAATTACCCAATTGAATTTTTGACCTGTGTACTCAACGCCTATGAAGGCAATGCGGAGAAAATTGGGCCTGCCGTAGCTGAATGTACTCGATTGGATATACCTGTACTACCACCACATATTAACCACAGTGACGTTGATTTCTCTATTGATTCCTCCGCTTCTGAAAAACCATCAATAAGATTCGGGCTAGCATCAATAAAGAATGTAGGGGCATTGGCTATTGAATCATTGGTTCAGGATAGAAAAAAGAATGGTCCGTTTAAGTCACTTGCAGATTTTTCACGACGAGGGGGAACGGACGCCGCAAATCGACGCGTCATTGAAAGCTTATCCAAAGTCGGAGCCTTGGACGTTTTCGGGCAACGAGGCCAGCTTGTTGCAAGCGTAGACTCAATTACCCAGCTTATGCAACGTGAAGCCCAGCTAAAAGAAAGCGGGCAATCAACTATGTTCGACCTTTTTGGGTCTTCAGTGCCCACGCCTCTTGCAGAGGTACAACTGCTGGATTCCCCCGAACCTACGGACCGTGAAAAAATTGGCTGGGAACGGGAGCTCTTAGGAGTTTCCTTAGGCCCCCGGATATTAGACCCACGTTATGCACCTGAAGGTGCTGTACTTTCAAAAGATCTCCTAGAAGCATTTTCTGATGGGGAACGAGTGATTATTGCTGGTGAAGTTGCATCAGTCAGGATAACTGCTGATCGCCAAGGAAGGCGTATTTGCTTCGCTGGAGTGGAAATTTTTGACGGATCTACCATAGACATTGCGATTTGGAGTCGGGCTTATGAGAAAACTTCACATTTATGGATTGAAGGATCATTACTCCAGCTAACTGGACCTGTAAGAAGAAGAGATGAGGAGATTTCTGTTCATTGCGATCAAGCATCTGAATTGGATGTTCCAGAAAATATTGCGCTCAAACCTCCTCTACAAATTGATAGTGAGTCGAATAGCATTCTGCAACAGACTGATACCCAAAATCAAAAGACCATAATCCAAGAATCTAACCTAGATTCGTCGACTCATGTCACGGAGGACACTATCAATCATTTCGAGTCAAACCAAGCAGATAATGATCATTCAAGAATGCTTTTAGTTAATTTAACTGAAACTGATAAACCAGAGGAAGATCAATTTCTATTAAAGGCCATACTGCAAACTCTTTTAGAATACCCAGGGAACGATCGAGTAGATCTAATGATCCATAAAGACGGTACTCAATGGAGGCTTGAAATGCCCATTATTCGTACTGGGTTCTGCGAAGAACTATCCGAAAGGTTAATTGAACTGACCGGAAGTAGTGACACCATTAGCGTTGAGGAAGAAGCTAACACTTCTGCTGCCTAATTATTTTTCTCAAGCTCCAAAAGCCTTTTTTTCATTGGTAATCCAGGTCCACCAAAACCATGTAGTCCACCGTCTTCACCAATTACACGATGACAAGGAATTACAATAGGAATTCTATTCCGGGCCATTGCCTGACCCGCGCCCCGAGAAGCTCTAATATTGCCAGCTGATAACGCCAGCCATTTATAGCTTCTTGTCTCTCCGAAAGGAATACTCTGGCAGGCGTCCCATGCTCTACGAAAGAAAGCAGTTGCGTCTTCAAGATCGAGCTCAACATCCCAAGATTTTCTTGTTCCTTGGAAATATTCTTCTATTTGTCGACCAAACGCACTGAAACTCCCTGGCTCCAATTCAGGTAAAGGGCGGCGCATAACAGACTCAAGATCAAAAATTGCCCGATCCAAAGTAGGCTCAGGCAATGTTCCATATCTGATTCCCTTATCAGAGCCGCATACAGCAATCCACCCCCATGAGCTTTCAAAAACATCATAATAAGTATCTATCATGTTTAACCCTTAAACCGCGGGAACACTTTACGTGTAACATCCTCAAATATGTTTGACCTGTCTTCATCAGTCAACCAATCTATACTCTCTACTACCGGTTTTAAATCGTCTAGCCATAATCCTGTATTGGGATCCTTTGAAGAGCCTGTCCCAGGTCGTTCAGTACCAAACATACACCGATCAGTGCCTACAATTTTGAACAATAATTCCAGTCCTTCTTTGTTGTACAAGACTGAATCAAAATAGAGCTGGCGGAGACTTTCATCAAAAGGCTTGGCATTGGGTGTACGCCACCGAAGTGCACGCCAGCGCCCAATCTGGTAAGGAATAGACCCTCCGCCATGGCACATAATGATTTTCAAATCAGGAAAATCTTCAAAAACCGTCGAATCGCAAAGTGAAACAGTCTGTATGCTTTCTTCAGTTATGAAGTGGCCGGTATAAGATTCACGTATATTCTTGCAAGATGCAGAATGAATGATTGCCGGTACGTCGTACTTGACCATTTTTTCATACAACGGGTACCAGTATTCATCTCCCATAGGAGGAGTGTCGTTATCCAATCCCTCAGAAGGGTCAGGGTTGATCATGATCCCGATAAAGCCAAGGTCATTAACGCAGCGATCTAGTTCTTCAAACACAACGTCCACGGGCTCACCATGAAGCTGCGGCAGCCCCGCGACCGCTTGGTACCTAGCGGGAAACATTTCCACAGTCTTAGCAATTAAGTCGTTATTAGCTTTGCAAAAAGCGTCTACTAAACGGCCAGGTTTCTCGGAATGCATTAACTGAAAAGGTCGAGGAGAAAGGAACTGCATATCCGTTCCAACTTGGTCCAAAACAGTAGCAATATGGTTTTCTATGACAGGTTTTAACTTCTCATCTGGTATACCGTTCCAATGAGTATATGCGCCTCGGCTCGAAAGTAATCCAGCCTTATATGCATAGAGCTCAGATGGGGCATTAAGGTGCCCATGCATGTCAATAATCATTTCGCTCCTCCTATACCGCTAGCCAATATTTCAATCTTGAGTCTAAAGGCAATTGTGCACTTTTCTTATAAATAAGCAATCAGAGAATTTCTTGAAGCAGCAAGCGTATTTCCTCCGATGTGTACTTCACCGGATTGTTATCTGCACGCTCGGGGTAATAACCTTCATCAATAACCCTGCTTAACCCAACTTCATCGATCCCTAAATCACTGAGGCGGATTTTTAAACCAATTGCTTCCATTAAATTCCTTATACTGGAAACTCCATCACCTAGTTTAGGAACTTCCAATGCTTCTAGAAGAGGGTCAATTTTCTCGGCGAGGACTTCAGCATTGGCCTCAAGGAAAACAGGCAGCGTGATTGAAACTGCCTGACCATGAACTATTCCCCAGTTAGCAGTCATGGGATAAGAAAGCGAATGGCAAATCGTTGTTCTGGTGTTAGAAAAAGCTTGGCCCGCCATAAGACTTCCAGCCGCAACCTCCCTTCGTGCCAAAGGATCATTTGAATCAAAGGCATCTTTCAAGTTGCTAATGATTTTCCTAACAGCGGCAAGAGCGTACATATCGGATGTAGGTTGGGAAGCCTTAGACCAGTAGGCCTCTATCGCCTGGGTAAGGGCATCCAAGCCAGTGGTCGCTGTTACCCAATCTGGCATCGAATACGTGAGCGTTGGGTCAACTAAGGCGACCTTGGGATAAAGGAAATCATGATCGAGGGAGTATTTCCTCTTCTCGATAGGATCCCATACTGTTGCCCATTTTGTGACTTCTGAACCAGTACCAGCCGTGGAGGGAACAGCAATACATGGTATGCCTGGGATTTTTATTGCCTGATCTCCTCGCAGGAATCCTTTCACGGGTGCAGGTTGTGTACTTAGAAGTGCAACGCACTTGGCTACGTCAATTACGCTCCCGCCACCAATTCCAATCACCACGTCACATTGATTACTCACCGCAGCATTAACGGCATTATCAATATCTTGGGGTACGGGATTAGACGGCACACCTTCGTAGAAAACTACTCTCTCAGTACCTAGCATAGTCAGAAGGCGATCATGCACTCCCTGGCTTCGAAGTGCCTTTGATCCGCTAATTATTAGTATTTTTTTTGCGGACTCTGGTACATATTCTGCAAGGTGATCTAATTCACCCTCTCCAAAAATAATTTCAGTAGGCAGCCAATACTGATCACCCGTACTATCCATCTGTATTCTCCATCAGGAAAGACCGAAACCTGTCCCTGATTTCATTGGGGGAATAA
Proteins encoded in this window:
- a CDS encoding DNA polymerase III subunit alpha — its product is MSFTHLHVHSEYSLLDGLSRIPTMVTRAKELGMNSLGITDHGSMYGVVDFYTACKEAGIKPIIGCELYVAGGSRFDKRTGDKAYTHLTVLAKNNEGYRNLMKLSSKGHLEGFYYKPRVDHELLEELADGLIVFSGCPSSELSTALINGDYNNAREIAKWCMDSFPEFYLEIQRHENLDFLDPLNEGILKLGEELDIPLVATNDLHYVDKEESTLHDVLLCIGTNSTVEDEARFRFSDESFYLKSPEEMKELFIDIPEAVSNTQLIADSTDVSLDFSTLHLPQYRTPNDENADTYLRNLCWQGFDSRYPEGATESSKERLGYELDVISETQYPNYFLVVWDIAKFARQNDIVFGVRGSAASSLALYCLGVTDIDPLDYSLVFERFLNIERKEMPDIDMDFQDDRREEAIRYVTEKYGRDHVAQIITFGTLGAKAAIRDSGRALGMSYADVDRVAKFIPTRVGMTIDQAFELSPEMKESYENDPRLRLLIDTAKGLEGVTRHASTHAAAVVISEDPLIDHVPLQRPTKGDESSVAMTQYAMEPVAKLGLLKMDFLGLINYSILSKAAKLVLERHGVNILLPEIPFDDPTTYDLLASGETTAIFQLESPGMRRYIKDLKPGSLAELAAMVALYRPGPMEHIATYIDSKYGKVPIKYPHPALEEILKETYGVIVYQDQVLHILRKFAGYTLGQADIVRKAMGKKISSLMQQERENFTEGAIKLGYDEKIAGSVFDLIEPFAGYAFNKAHSVSYAVVAYWTAYFKANYPIEFLTCVLNAYEGNAEKIGPAVAECTRLDIPVLPPHINHSDVDFSIDSSASEKPSIRFGLASIKNVGALAIESLVQDRKKNGPFKSLADFSRRGGTDAANRRVIESLSKVGALDVFGQRGQLVASVDSITQLMQREAQLKESGQSTMFDLFGSSVPTPLAEVQLLDSPEPTDREKIGWERELLGVSLGPRILDPRYAPEGAVLSKDLLEAFSDGERVIIAGEVASVRITADRQGRRICFAGVEIFDGSTIDIAIWSRAYEKTSHLWIEGSLLQLTGPVRRRDEEISVHCDQASELDVPENIALKPPLQIDSESNSILQQTDTQNQKTIIQESNLDSSTHVTEDTINHFESNQADNDHSRMLLVNLTETDKPEEDQFLLKAILQTLLEYPGNDRVDLMIHKDGTQWRLEMPIIRTGFCEELSERLIELTGSSDTISVEEEANTSAA
- a CDS encoding methylated-DNA--[protein]-cysteine S-methyltransferase, whose product is MIDTYYDVFESSWGWIAVCGSDKGIRYGTLPEPTLDRAIFDLESVMRRPLPELEPGSFSAFGRQIEEYFQGTRKSWDVELDLEDATAFFRRAWDACQSIPFGETRSYKWLALSAGNIRASRGAGQAMARNRIPIVIPCHRVIGEDGGLHGFGGPGLPMKKRLLELEKNN
- a CDS encoding amidohydrolase; protein product: MIIDMHGHLNAPSELYAYKAGLLSSRGAYTHWNGIPDEKLKPVIENHIATVLDQVGTDMQFLSPRPFQLMHSEKPGRLVDAFCKANNDLIAKTVEMFPARYQAVAGLPQLHGEPVDVVFEELDRCVNDLGFIGIMINPDPSEGLDNDTPPMGDEYWYPLYEKMVKYDVPAIIHSASCKNIRESYTGHFITEESIQTVSLCDSTVFEDFPDLKIIMCHGGGSIPYQIGRWRALRWRTPNAKPFDESLRQLYFDSVLYNKEGLELLFKIVGTDRCMFGTERPGTGSSKDPNTGLWLDDLKPVVESIDWLTDEDRSNIFEDVTRKVFPRFKG
- a CDS encoding iron-containing alcohol dehydrogenase, translated to MDSTGDQYWLPTEIIFGEGELDHLAEYVPESAKKILIISGSKALRSQGVHDRLLTMLGTERVVFYEGVPSNPVPQDIDNAVNAAVSNQCDVVIGIGGGSVIDVAKCVALLSTQPAPVKGFLRGDQAIKIPGIPCIAVPSTAGTGSEVTKWATVWDPIEKRKYSLDHDFLYPKVALVDPTLTYSMPDWVTATTGLDALTQAIEAYWSKASQPTSDMYALAAVRKIISNLKDAFDSNDPLARREVAAGSLMAGQAFSNTRTTICHSLSYPMTANWGIVHGQAVSITLPVFLEANAEVLAEKIDPLLEALEVPKLGDGVSSIRNLMEAIGLKIRLSDLGIDEVGLSRVIDEGYYPERADNNPVKYTSEEIRLLLQEIL